A window of the Streptomyces luomodiensis genome harbors these coding sequences:
- a CDS encoding helix-turn-helix transcriptional regulator, with protein sequence MAHGEDIAAHFHDYGQLRYAASGALVTTTKVGTWVAPANRITWVPPFYVHSSRSYGETDVRVLPVPAALSEELPPEPSVFVASALLREAYLAMSSEHETAASERGRLLLAVIGAELIRAPQEALRLPEPSDPRLKAVTDLLHADPAISATLAELGHRTGSSERTLSRLFSSELSMSFHQWRTLLRIQRALLELCEGTSVTETAIRLGWANPGSFINAFTDLVGQTPGRYRSTAGAAHG encoded by the coding sequence ATGGCGCACGGTGAGGACATCGCCGCGCACTTCCATGACTACGGCCAGCTGCGGTACGCCGCCTCTGGGGCGCTCGTCACGACGACCAAGGTCGGCACCTGGGTGGCGCCGGCCAACCGCATCACGTGGGTGCCGCCCTTCTATGTCCACAGCAGTCGCTCCTACGGTGAGACCGATGTCCGCGTGCTCCCGGTTCCGGCAGCGCTGTCCGAGGAACTGCCGCCCGAGCCGTCGGTCTTCGTGGCCAGTGCGCTGCTGCGCGAGGCATACCTGGCGATGAGCAGCGAGCACGAGACTGCCGCCAGTGAGCGTGGCCGTCTGCTGCTCGCAGTGATCGGCGCGGAGCTGATCCGCGCCCCGCAGGAGGCACTACGGCTGCCGGAGCCGAGCGATCCTCGCCTTAAGGCCGTCACCGACCTGCTGCACGCCGACCCGGCCATTTCGGCGACGCTGGCGGAGCTGGGGCACCGAACCGGCTCGAGCGAACGGACTCTCAGTCGGCTGTTCAGCAGCGAACTGTCGATGAGCTTCCATCAGTGGCGCACGCTGCTGCGGATTCAGCGAGCGCTGCTCGAACTCTGTGAAGGTACCTCGGTCACCGAGACGGCGATCCGACTTGGCTGGGCGAACCCCGGCAGCTTCATCAACGCCTTCACCGATCTCGTCGGCCAGACGCCCGGTCGTTACCGCTCCACAGCGGGTGCAGCTCACGGCTGA
- a CDS encoding AMP-binding protein, whose protein sequence is MSHHLPGHGPAASAAATTASSGVTLGDLIMQALSRHSSSEAFVAGDRRLTYAHVRDLLSQYVAALARRGVGRGVGVTMLSPNMPESWIVQAATYLLGGRFTGLQTLASVRDHITVCEDAEAAVLVVTAPLEEHGRQVLGEVDSLRHLMVIPAAGGPPEGEPPAVRSLDRGPATEMDVAWLQYTGGTTGRPKGVMQPHRSMVQMVYAHMADFEQPHLPRYLAAAPLTHAAGLAVIPALLRGGTVVIEQGFEPSRFLDVVEAEHINCVNGIPTMIYTLLDQERPETRDLSSLEVIWYATGPMSPVRLAEARERIGPVFSQVYGQTESAGIGTVLTKAAHETASLEQLASCGRPVVGNRIRLIDDDGHDVPLGEVGEIAMRSRGVMQGYKNLPDETEAALKGGWLHTGDLARQDAEGLIYIVDRKKDMIISGGFNIYASEVEAVLTTHPSVGSAAVIGVPDSRWGEIVTAFVVPRPGRQVDIPALQSHVKQVKGSMYAPKKVVVVDSLPVTPVGKIDKKRLRAPFWADSTRNVH, encoded by the coding sequence ATGTCTCACCACCTTCCGGGTCACGGCCCTGCGGCTTCGGCAGCCGCCACGACGGCATCCTCCGGAGTCACGCTAGGTGACCTGATCATGCAGGCGCTCAGCCGGCACAGCTCGTCCGAGGCCTTCGTGGCTGGTGATCGGCGACTGACCTATGCGCACGTGAGGGACCTTCTCTCGCAGTACGTGGCCGCGCTGGCCCGTCGGGGAGTGGGGCGCGGGGTGGGGGTCACGATGCTCAGTCCGAACATGCCTGAATCATGGATCGTCCAGGCCGCGACGTATCTCTTGGGCGGCCGCTTCACCGGGCTGCAGACCCTGGCCTCGGTCAGGGACCACATCACCGTCTGCGAGGACGCGGAGGCCGCGGTGCTGGTGGTGACCGCGCCCCTGGAGGAGCATGGACGCCAGGTCCTCGGCGAGGTCGACTCCCTGCGGCACCTGATGGTGATCCCCGCCGCCGGTGGTCCGCCCGAGGGCGAGCCCCCGGCGGTTCGATCGCTCGACCGTGGTCCGGCGACGGAGATGGATGTCGCCTGGCTGCAGTACACCGGGGGGACGACCGGCAGACCCAAGGGCGTGATGCAGCCTCATCGGTCGATGGTGCAGATGGTCTATGCGCACATGGCCGACTTCGAGCAGCCACACCTCCCGCGGTACCTGGCAGCGGCCCCGCTCACCCACGCGGCCGGGCTGGCCGTCATCCCGGCACTGCTGCGTGGCGGCACGGTCGTGATCGAGCAGGGCTTCGAACCCAGCCGGTTCCTCGACGTTGTCGAGGCCGAGCACATCAACTGTGTGAACGGCATTCCGACGATGATCTACACCTTGTTGGATCAGGAGCGTCCGGAGACCAGAGACCTCTCCAGCCTTGAGGTCATCTGGTACGCCACCGGACCGATGTCGCCGGTGCGCCTGGCGGAGGCTCGCGAGCGGATCGGTCCGGTCTTCTCCCAGGTCTACGGGCAGACGGAGTCGGCCGGCATCGGGACGGTCCTGACCAAGGCCGCACACGAGACCGCGAGCCTTGAGCAACTCGCCTCCTGTGGCCGTCCGGTGGTCGGCAACCGCATCAGGCTCATCGACGACGACGGCCACGACGTTCCTTTGGGCGAGGTGGGCGAGATCGCCATGCGGAGCCGCGGGGTGATGCAGGGCTACAAGAACCTCCCCGACGAGACAGAAGCGGCACTCAAGGGGGGATGGCTCCACACCGGAGACCTCGCCCGCCAGGACGCCGAGGGCCTGATCTACATCGTGGACCGCAAGAAGGACATGATCATCTCGGGCGGTTTCAACATCTACGCCAGCGAAGTCGAGGCCGTCCTGACAACGCACCCTTCGGTGGGCTCAGCCGCCGTCATCGGCGTGCCGGACAGCCGCTGGGGCGAAATCGTCACCGCGTTCGTGGTCCCGCGACCGGGGCGACAGGTCGACATTCCCGCGCTCCAGTCCCACGTGAAGCAGGTCAAGGGATCGATGTACGCGCCCAAGAAGGTCGTGGTCGTGGACTCACTTCCCGTCACGCCGGTGGGAAAGATCGACAAGAAGCGCCTGCGCGCGCCGTTCTGGGCCGACTCGACCCGCAATGTCCACTGA
- a CDS encoding amidohydrolase family protein — MNAPPDRLIDFHSHWGTERGWKGSPYETAEDREALQGYFKWGMSFVSEEEQAVQFRRANVKAMLDFAFTHTMDAGALRDQHDYAFDYARRHPDVVLGNWIGIDPTQPAHVKELERCLSEGTGLVGLTVHSFTPAGTPDQPEWETCLNMCIEANRPVLVHVGMSATGAGTRGGMGITLEGCHPRYVDRIAAKHPDLNVIAARVAWPWQSEMIAVALHKANVWMELHGWSPRYFPDELKHEIGRRLRKKVFFGADYPMLTHERLVEEWREEGFSPDILDDVFSGNAETFLTSIGVQ, encoded by the coding sequence GTGAACGCACCGCCGGACCGACTGATCGACTTCCACTCCCACTGGGGCACAGAGCGAGGATGGAAGGGAAGCCCGTACGAGACCGCCGAAGACCGCGAGGCTCTGCAGGGCTACTTCAAGTGGGGCATGAGCTTCGTCAGCGAGGAGGAGCAGGCCGTCCAGTTTCGCCGCGCCAACGTCAAGGCGATGCTCGACTTCGCGTTCACCCACACCATGGACGCCGGTGCACTCCGCGACCAGCATGACTACGCCTTCGACTATGCGCGCAGGCACCCCGACGTCGTACTCGGCAACTGGATCGGCATCGATCCCACGCAACCAGCTCATGTCAAGGAACTCGAACGCTGCCTGAGCGAGGGGACGGGACTCGTCGGACTGACGGTCCACTCGTTCACACCGGCCGGGACACCCGACCAGCCGGAATGGGAGACCTGTCTGAACATGTGCATCGAGGCCAACCGTCCCGTCCTGGTCCATGTCGGCATGTCGGCCACCGGGGCCGGCACCCGCGGAGGCATGGGCATCACCCTCGAGGGCTGCCACCCCCGCTACGTCGACCGCATCGCGGCCAAGCATCCCGATCTGAACGTGATCGCGGCTCGGGTGGCGTGGCCCTGGCAGTCGGAGATGATCGCGGTCGCACTGCACAAGGCGAACGTGTGGATGGAACTCCACGGTTGGTCACCGCGCTATTTCCCCGACGAACTCAAGCACGAGATCGGCAGGCGGCTGCGCAAGAAGGTCTTCTTCGGAGCCGACTACCCGATGCTCACCCACGAGAGACTGGTCGAGGAGTGGCGCGAGGAGGGCTTCTCCCCCGACATCCTCGACGACGTGTTCTCCGGCAACGCCGAGACCTTCCTCACCTCGATCGGAGTTCAGTGA